Within Sphingobium aromaticiconvertens, the genomic segment GATGGTCGGCGGCAAAAATTACAAGACCAGCAGCTTCAATCGCGCGGTGCAGGCAAAGCGCCAGCCCGGATCGACCTTCAAACTGTTCGTCTATCTCGCCGCCTTCCGGGAAGGCATGACGCCGGAGGACGAGATTGACGACACGCCGATCACCACCGGCACCTATCGCCCGGCCAATCATGGTGGCAAATATCGCGGTCGCATCACCTTGCGGCAAGCTTTTGCCGTGTCCAGCAACGTCGCCGCCGTTCGCCTGACGCAGAAAGTGGGCGTGGACAAGGTCATCAAGGTCGCCCGTGACCTGGGCGTCACCGCGCCCTTGACCGAGGATTTGAGCCTTGCGCTGGGTACGTCTGAAATTCCGCTGATCGAACTGGCCGAAGCCTATGCGTCAGTCGCGGCGGGGGCTTATCCTGTGATGGCACACGGCCTGCCGCCCGAAGAACGCGGCTGGTTCGAAAAACTGATGGATCGGCAGCGCCGCTTTGGCGAGGATCAACTGGGCATGATCCGCGACCTCCTGTCATCCGCCGCCAATCGCGGCACCGGTAGCGCGGCCGCCTTGCGGACCAGTACATTCGGCAAGACCGGCACAACCCAGGACAGCCGCGACGCGATCTTCGTCGGCTATGCCGGTGGGCTGGTAACGGCGGTCTGGATCGGCAATGATGACAACGCCCCGCTACCCGGTGGCGCGGCGGGAGGCGGCATTCCCGCGCGCATCTGGCGCGATTTCATGGGCCGCGCGATCAATGAGCCGGTCGAGCAGGTCGAACCGGCGGAACAGGACAGCGATCTGGTCAATGCCATCGCCAATGTCACGGTCGAAACGGGCGTAGGCAACATGACGCTGGGGATCGACAGCGAAGGCATGACGGTCCGGCTAGGCCCGAACGGTACGCTGCGCCTGCCGACCGATACCCCCCTTCCCGACACAGCGCCGCCACCGCGCATCGCACCCACTCAGCCTCCGCTGGGCGAGGAGGAGCCAGTGCCGCAATAGGAGTGCGATGCATGAAGCGATGCAAGTCTCCACGTCAGGCGAGAGGGCGGGCTTAGGCGCAGATCAGTCGCGCGTACCCGCATAGCTGGCGCAGTTGAACCAGCCTAAGGACGTCCGGGATAGGTGGAGAGCGGAATGGGCGCGTTATGTGCCTTCATTCTTTAAATTTAATGTCCACTAGTCATCGATAGCCATCCACCTTCGCTCCCTCCCGACCACGCATAGCGCTGATCGAAACCGGGTAGCGCATCGCGATGCTTTACGTCACGCTGCGCCATCTGCGCCGCACAGGAGAGTCCCATGACCGCCAATCTGACCTTCTACACCAACCCCATGTCGCGCGGGCAGATCGCCCGTTGGATGCTGGAGGAGACTGGCGTACCCTATAAAACGGTCGTGCTGTCCTACGAAGGCGACATGCAGGATCCCGATTATCTGGCGATCAACCCGATGGGCAAGGTTCCTGCCATTGTCCATAATGGCGAAGTCGTGACAGAGGCCGCCGCGATCTGCGCCTATCTGGCCGATGCATTCCCCGAATTCGGCCTTGCTCCGCCAACCACGAGCCGCGCCGCCTATTATCGCTGGCTCTTCTTTGCCGCTGGTCCGGTCGAAGCGGCCGTCACAAACCGCGCGCTAGGTTTCGAAGTCAGCGAAGATCGCAGCCGTATGGCCGGCTATGGCAATTTCGATCGTGCGATCGATACGCTGGAAAAGGCGGTATCCTGCAATGCCTGGCTCTGCGGCGACCAGTTCACCGCCGCAGATGTCTATGTCGGTTCACAGGTGGACTGGGGATTGATGTTCAAATCCATTCCAACCCGGCCGGTGTTCGAGGCCTACGCCACCCGCCTGCGGGAGCGCCCCGCCTATCAGCGTGCCAAGGCCATCGATACGGACCTGATCGCGAAGATGCAGGCCAAAACCGACTGACACCCAACCGCTGACAACAAAAAGGCCCGGCGGATCGCTCCGCCGGGCCTTTTTTCTCATATGACTGCCGCGATCAGTCGCGATTGCCCATGAAGTTCAGCAGGAAGGTGAACATATTAATGAAGTCCAGATACAGGCTCAACGCGCCCATCACGACCGTCTTGCCCATCATGTCCGTGCCCGCGACATAGGCGTACATGGACTTGATCTTCTGCGTGTCATAGGCGGTCAGGCCGGCAAACAGCAGCACGCCGATGGCGCTGATCGCAAACTGCATCGCGGTCGACTTCAGGAACATATTGATGAGCATGGCGACCAACAGGCCGACGACACCCATGATCAGGAAGGTGCCCATACCCGACAGATCCTTCTTGGTCGTATAGCCCCACAGGCTCAGACCGACGAAAGCCGCCGCCGTCGCAATGAAGGTCTGGGCGATCGAAACGCCCGTGAACACCAGGAAGATCGACGACATGCTGAGACCCATCAGCACCGTGAAGGCCCAGAACATCCCCTGCACAGCCGCCGTGGAGAAGCGATTAATGCCAAAGCTCATCGCAAACACAATCGCCAGCGGCGACAACATGATCACCCAGCGCAGCGGCGTGTTCAGCACCTGCACCGCCAGGCCGCTGCTGGCGAAGAACATCGCCACCAAGCCGGTGAGCAGCACGCCGCTCGCCATATAATTATAAACCGACAGCATATAGGATCGCAGACCGGCGTCGAACGCCACGTCACGCGCGGCGGTGGCGCCGCCAAATCCCGCTACGCCCGGACGGGGGTCAGACCAGTTGGCCATGTCACATCATCTCCTTTGACGGCACCAATGCCGTTACCTGTCTATTATCGGATGAGCCGGGGCGCTTTTCAAGCAAAACCGGGCCTTTCTCTCGCAACTACAGATATGCGGGCCTATACTCGGTTAATGCATCGCCTATTTGTTGCCATACGCCCGCCTGCAGCAATTATCAGCAATATTTTGGCAATCATGTCGGGTATCGAGGGTGCCCGCTGGCAGAATGATGCCCAACTCCATATCACTCTACGATATATCGGCGAGGTGGATCGCCACAGGGCGCAAGACATCGCCGTAGCCCTGGATCACATCGCATTTGCCCCGTTCGAGATAGCGCTGTCGGGCGTGGGAAATTTCCAGCGGAAGGGGCGACTTGACAGTCTCTGGACAGGGATCACCCCCGTCGACCATCTTGAGCATCTGCATCGCAAGATCGACCGCGCCTGTATCCAGTGCGGCCTCCCGCCGGAGGGCCGCGCCTATCTGCCACATATGACCCTCGCCCGCTTCGGTCGCATCGCAGGTTCGGCCGACCACTTCATGGCTCAGCACGCAGGACTGATCAGTACGCCTTTCATGGTTCGCGACTTTTGCCTGTTCGAAAGCGAACTGGGTCAGGGCGGGTCAACATATCAACTGATTGAGCGTTATCGGGCAAATGAACCAGGGGCGTCCCTCTAAGGAACGCCCCAAAGTCAGTTCAGGACAGCGAAAGCACACCACAGGCCACACGCCCGCCAGCATTCCCTGCCGGATCGCTCACATTGTCATCTGGTGCTGCATGAACGACAATGGCCGCGCCATCTGCATCCAGCAGGGGCGTCGCTCCTGTGGTCAAGAGGCCACCCGCGACGACATATTCCATCTGGCCCGTGCCATCCGCACCGACCGTCATGTTGGGCATGTCACCCATATGCATACCCGCCGGATTATTCATGCCATGCTTGCGTGCAGTGGGATTCCAATGGCCGCCCGCGCTGGTGAAGTCGGGACCTGTGCAGGTGCCCGTCATATGGACGTGGACTGCATGAATTCCAGGCGTCAGCCCCGTGGCTTTGACAAGCACATGCAGGCCATCGCTCCCCTCTGTCACGCTCGCTTCACCGCGCGCCGCGCCATCGCCCGCCATCAACGAGGCTCGCGCCATGGGCGCCGCCTTCCCCACCCCTTCAGCCCCGGCGGTCGCACAAGCGCCCAGCGACAAAGCACATGGCAGACTCAAAAGAAGCGGCGCAATTTTCATGACGATCTCCATGGGCATTTCAAAAGGGAATCTTCCGCGAACGCGGAACAGACAGCTTTGTTGCGCGAAGCCGATCGATTGTCACGCGATAGCTGCGGATCAGCATCCGACCTTCCGATCTTGCTGTCGATGACCGCCCTTTCAGTATCGCCCATCATTCCTCCGGGCATACCGCAAGGCCCTTCATCAACACCAAGCGCCTGCGCGTTTCAGCGTGAAATGACCGAGCGTTGACTGAACAGGGCGCGCGCACCGCGATAAACCAAGCTTCGGCTCACACCCCCTCATTATAAAAACGAGATGGAAACGAAAAAGGGCCGGTCGTAAGACCGGCCCTCTCGTCATCCCAATCCACAAGGGACTGGATATGATCCTTACTGGCCCGAACCCGGACCGTAGGTGATTTCCACGCGACGGTTCTGCAGTTCGCGAACACCGTCGGCAGTTTCGACGCGGGGGTTGGCTTCACCAAACGCCTGGGTCGTCATCACGCCGTCAGGGATACCCTTCGACGCCATGTATGCCTTGACGGCATCGGCACGACGCTGGGAAAGACCAACGTTGTACGAGGCCGAACCCGAACGATCCGCATAACCTGCCAGCATGACCTGGGCGCTACCGCAATTGCTGTAGGCCGAAACCGCGTTGTCCAGGATGGTGCCCGCGTCAGGCGTGATGTCCGACTTGTCGAAGTCGAAGAACACGATGTACGGCCCAGGGCTGCACTCTGCCACTGGCGGAGGCGGCGGCGGGGGAGGCGGCGGGGGAGGCGGCGGCGGCGGGGGCGGCGGAGGAGCAGCCGGCTCACCAAAGTTGTACGCCAGGCCCAACAGCAGGCTGTGCGAACGGATCTTGGTGTCAACCGACGAACCAGCCGGACCGCCCAGGGCAGTGCCGTAAGCCGAAACCAGCTTGATATCGTCCTGGTTAAAGAAGCGATACTTCAGCGAGACATCGACATGGTCGGTCAGCGGGTAGCGAACGCCAGCGATTGCCTGCCAAGCGAAACCGGTGTCGGAATCGTTGACCAGATCGTTGGCGAGCTTGCCGCGCGAAACGCCGACACCGCCGCCGACGAAGCCCTGCAGGCCATCATCGGGACCGAAGTCGAGCAAGCCGTTCAGCATGAACGACAGGGCCGAAGTGGCGCCACCGAAGCCGCTGGCGTCCAGGTCAACTTCAGCGCGCTTGTAGCCCGCTTCTGCTTCCAGACGGAACCCACCGAAATCGTAACCGATCACGGCATCAGCATCCAGACCCTTATGATGGTCAGCGCTGATGGTACGGCTAGTAGTACCGGAATCGAAGGTCAGGTCGGCGTCTTCGACGATGGTTACGCCGGAGTCGATACCGACATACCAGCTATTGTCACGCGCCAAGGCCGGAGTGGCCAGGGCGGAGGTCGCAAGCGCAGCCGCGAGGGCAAGCTTCCGCATAGAAATCCCCTTTCAAAAGTGTCACGAAGGACTACTGAAATCCTTTATCGAGTGGAAAGTTTCATGGCAAGCGTACAATTGCCGAAACTGTTGCAAAAATATCTCAGAAACAGCAACTTCCAAGAGTTCGGCAGCCGTTGGCAGGCACATATCCACGGCGAAAAGCCCATTCTCTCAGGCGTCGATCAGCCCGTGATTTCGCATCGCCGTTAAAATTGCGGCGATAGCATCGCGAGAGGCTTCGTCGATCGTGCTTCCCCCCGCCGGGTCAGCGATGGCAGCAACCCTCTCACCCACGACGCGATTTCCACCCACATGCATGCCGTCCGCGCGCATCGGTCCGTCAATCCAGTCGGCGCCGTCAAAAATCATCGCATGTCCGCGATCGGCAACGCCTATCGCCAATCCCGCACGCGGCATGACGAAGCGCCACCCCCCTTCCGTCCAGCAGGCAATTGCGCTGTCCTGTCCCGTCCAGGCGCCATTCGCGCCGTCCGCCACGATCCAGCAGTTGCCGATCGCGAGCGAAACGGGCGGCTCAGCCAGATCCGCGCTTTCAACAATGCCGTGGAGCAGCATGTCGATCCGCGCCAACGCTTCGTTGTGAAACAATTCCTTCTGCGCTTGGCCTGCATGAAGCAGCGGCAAGTCCCAGCGCGGCGTTGCGTCCTGCGTCATCCTGTTGATCCTTCCTCAAAAATGTCATTCGTTGTTTCAGACAGGCAGCGCGATCCGCAGCGCGCGCCCGGCCCCCAGCGCACCGATCTGCCACAGGGCCAGATGCCTCCCCTCTCCAGGCGCAAAGCCTACATCCGCCGCGATCATCGCTGCATCATAGATCCAGGCCGGACTGGCCGTTTCGACCGTCCGTATCGCCGTATCGCCAGCCATCACCGCACCCCCGTAGCGCTCCACCTCCTCGCCCAGCGGCGTTTCCACACCGTCCCGCCAGGTCCAGCCGATCCGACTGCGCCGAACCCAACTCATCACCAGACCACCTTCACCATCGGACTTCACCCGGCCATGCACCGGCGCGGGTGGCGCCATCGCCTCCCCCCTTACCGTCAGCATCGCCTCGGCCGGTTCAGCATCGCCAATGCCGATCGCCAACACGGTCAACACCCCGCCCGTCCCGGCAAAGGCGCTGGCGGGCATAGCCGCCAACCTTTCCTGCTCCACCAACAGGAAGGGCGTGTCCTCTCCATGTCCCAATGCCATGGCCCACTCACTCCCCCGCAAGCCGCGCCGCAGACCACTTAATCGCCAGGTTCCCGCCCCCGTCTGCACCGCGGCCTCGAACTGAACCAATTCCTGTCCGATCAGACACAGGTTCCGCCCCTGCGCCAATCCGCTCTCGTCGCTGCTGCCCAACGCCATGTCATCGGCCAGCAGCGCCACCTCGCACGTCCGCGCCCGGTCGATCATCGTCGCGCTCCCTGCGGCCAGCGGTGTTGCCAGCCGCCCCAGCGTAGCGCGCAGCGCGCTACGCCCCAGCGGCTCTGCAACACCATTCGCACCGCGCGAAAACAGTGCTGCCCGACGCCATCCAGCGCCCCCACTCGCCACCGCCACGACAACAGGCCCGGTAGCCGCCACATCCTCCAGCGGAGGCAAATCGACCAGCATCAGCGTCGTCGCCCCATGCGGCGCATCCACCTCGCGCACGATCGCACCACCCGACGCTCCCTCGGGCAGCCCGACCGCTCCGCCCGGCACCCGGCGCAGGGTCAATCGTACCGCCATCGCCTCCCACTCGCGCTCCTCGACCCGCCAATGCCCGCCAATGCCCCCCACGCTCACCAGCGACCCCGGCCGGATCGTCAACGCCTCCCATCCGCACTGCACCTCCATGGTCGCGCGTCCAGCCCAGGCCGATCGCAGCCGCACCGCGGCCAGCTCCCGCGCCTCATCCGCCGCCAGCATGGCAGGCATGTCGATCCCCTGTTCCACCCGCCCCGGCCCCGGTCGCGCCACCTTCTGCACACCCGCCTGATAATCGCGCGCCGCGTCATAATGGCGCAGCGACAGTTGCACCGGCACATCCTGCGCCATCCCGCTCCGGCTCGTCACCGGATCGCGCGCCCTGCCATTGACGCGGCTACACAAAGAAGTCGCCGCAACCACCTCGACCTCACCCCCAACAGCGCGCAACCATGTGCCGTCCAGCGCCAGCCCGAACCCCTCAACCAATGGAACCAGCGCCTCACTCACATTGCCGCCACTCGCCGCATAGCCGCCAACGACGCCCAGCCCTTCGCCCTCGATCGCCCCATCACTCAGCATTGCCGCGATGGCGACCACCTTCACCGCCCCCTCATCCGCCTCAATCTCAAAGGTCAGCGACGGGATGCGATTGCCATAATCCGCCAGCGCCAGATCCTCGAACACCACATAAGCGATGCCCCGATGAGCAGGTGCATGGTCAATGCCCTGCGCCGACGCGATCAGCGGATCGACAGGCTGATCTTCGCCGCCCAGATGGACCCGAAACGCCCCCAGTTCGGTCTTGAAATCGCCCGCACTCCCGCGCAGCAAATTACCCTCCGCCCAGATCCGCTTCACCGCCCTGATCGGCCGCGCCGACAACGCCACCGCGAAACTCGCCGCATATTCATAGCTGGTGACGCTGGGCCGCCCCTTGCCGCCGCCGCTCTTGCTTGTCGTCTCCCGCAGGTCGGTCGCCCAGATTACCGTCCCCGCCACCCGCATCGTCCCGAACAGGCGCGGTATCTGGCTGCCATAGCTCGACGTCTGCACCTGCAAATCGTTGATCCGTGGCCCGGTCCGCCCCTTGGGCCGGAACAACACCGCCTGATCGAACGCCCGCCCCGCCATCGCTCCGATCGCGCCACCGATCGGCCCGCCCAGCGCCGTCCCCACCGCAGTCAGCAATAAAGTCGCCATCGGCCTCCCTTTCTTTCTAAATCATCCGCCAATGTCCGATCACTGGCCATGGCGACGCCCCCGGCATTTCGACCACCCGGCGCAGGCCCGCATGGGCATGGACGTGCCCACCCTCGACCTTCACCATCAGATGCAATTGCAGCGGTCCCGGTCGCACCAGAACCAGATCGCCGACCGCGCCCAAGTCGACAGCCCGCAACCCTGCCGCCGCCAGCCAGCGCTCCGCCAGCCCCACATTCCCGCTCCGCAAACCATAATGTGGCGGCAACACAACCGCGCCACCCAGCGCCAGAGCCGCCAGCCCAACACAATCCAGCCCGCTCGCCGCACTGCGCCCCTGCAACCGAAAGCGCACCCCCACCAGGTCGCGCGCCGCCGCCGCGATAGAAACGCCCTTATCCACCGGGATAACGGGTCAGCAGGTCATTCCCCGGCAACCACGGCTCCCCCCGGAAATTGGCGACATTGGCAAAGCGCCCCGCACAGGTCGCCAGCCGCCGGTCACACCCCTGCGTCAACAGCGCCAATGCCCCCGATGGCACCGCCACGACCGGCATATCGCTCAGCCACACCCCGTCCGCGTCATTGTCCACCACCGCCTGCGTCAGCCCGGTCGCCGCACCAGTCATCCAGCGCAAAGTGCCAAAGGCATAGGCCCCCGCCACAAGTCCGCCGCCGACAACGACATACTCACCATCAGCGCTCGCAACCGCCACGATCTTCCGCCGCCCAGCCATATCGACACGGCAATCCCGGTCGCCCAGCCACGCCCGACAATCGGGCGACGTGGCAGGCGCAACCGGCGCATCCAGCACGCTCGCCACCCCCGCCAGTTCCGCCGCAAAGGCCGTGCCTCGCCGCTCGACCCCGCCAATCGTGCCGCGCGAAAGCTCCAGCCACAGTTCACCCGGCGCCTCCCACTGCGTCAGCCACAGCGTCAACGCCGCCCCATCCCATCGCCCCGCCGCCAGATCGGCGGCGGTAATCGCATCGGCGGTCAGCGCGCCCTCAATCTCCAGCGCATCCGCCTCCAGACCAATATCCGTCCGTATCGCCGAAGGCGTCATCCCCGGCGCCGCCCGATAACGCAGCCCGCCTATATAAAGGTCATGGTCATGGCTGGTCAGCCCGATCGTCACCCCGTCCCGCCGCTCCAGCCGCCAGCAAAAGGCCAGCGTCGAGAGCGGCTGCGCCAAACTCGCCACACCACTCATTCGCGTATCTCCACCAGCGGCACCGACGGCGCCTCCCCCGCCGCAAAGGTCGTGCGGTTGATTTCCAGCCGATCCTCGGCAAAGCGCACCGGCACATCGAACCGGAACCCAGCCGTAAGCACCGCCCCCGCCGCCGGAGCCACATCAAAGGCGATGACACCCAACCCCGCATGGCTCCACCCGCCGACCATCTCGACGCCATCCACGGCAACGCGCACGCTCCCCGCCACCGGCCGCGTGATCCGCCGCGCCTGCGCCTGATCCCCGCTGCCATAATGGCGATGCAGCGCAAAACCGCTCGTCACCCCATCCCCAATGCCCAACCGCTGATCGAGCGGCCCCGGCATCTCCCCCATCGCGCAACTGCGATCATCATAGGGATCGGTAAAACGAAACCCCCGCGCCGCCCCCCGCCGCGCCCGGAAAAAGGCGATCAGCGCGGCAATATCCGCCTCCGACCTTATCCCCGGCCCAGCATCGAAAGACAGCCGCGCATCGGCCCAATCGCTACTACGCCGTTCATGCCCCGAAGGGCTTTCGACAATCTGCGTCGAAAAGGCCGGGGCCAGGCTCGCCTCCCGCCCGATGGCCAGCGGAAACAGCATATCATCAAAGGCTTGCACGCCATCCTCCCCATCCATGTTGAAAAGCGTAAAGCCGTCGCGCGCCACCTGCGGGAGCGCCCAGATAAAGGTCGCCGCCGTCCCCCGCGCCACCGCCGCCTTCGCGGCGCCCGCAATGTCACGCCATTGCGCGGCCTGCTCCGGCAACAGCACAAACCCCGCCAGATAATGCTGATCTTCTTGCCGATAGCCCAACCGCGCCGTCGCTTCCGCGATCCCGCGCACGGTCAGGTTCGACCGCCCCTGCGTCACCCAGTCATAATCTTCCAGTTGCAGCACATCGAAGGCCGGAGCCGCCCACCCAACCGGCATATTCGCCCGCTTCGCCTCCGGCGCCAACGGGTCCAATATGGTCGGCAGATACGCCAGCAAATGCGTAACCGCCCCCGGCGCCACTCCCTTCACATGCGCGCACAAAGCCGCCGTAGACGCCGCGAGCACCACCCCCGCCGCATCCAGCAAAGCCGTCTGCGCGCCACTCAACGCCCCCCGCACATCAGCAATCGACACCGGACTCCCGCCCAGCGCCACTCGCGCCGCCTCATCATACAGGCAGATGCGCCCATCGGCGGGCATCACCCACCACCACGGCTCCCCCACCTGAAACTTGACCGCCAGCCCCTCATCCAGCGCCAGCCCAACAAAAGCCCCCGCCACCGCCCGCAAATAGGCCATCGCCCCCTCATGCGCAGGCGACAACAGCGTAGAAGGCGGCTCCCACCCGGTCAGCGCCGGATCGCCATTCTCCGCCCGCTGCTTCCAGTCGCCCCAGCAATGCGCGTCCAGCAATTCATAGGACAGCGACCAGATGACGCCAAAGCCCATCGCCTTCGCCCGCCGCGCCAGATCGCGATGCCACGCGGCGCAGGGCGCATTCAACACCCCGACTGCCAGGCTGACATACAACCCCTCCTCCCCGGCCCGCTCCAGCCGGAAATAATGGCTCATGCCCACATAATGATTGATGTCGCCGCGATAGCCGAGCGCATGGATGGCCGCGACGATCCGCTCGGGCGTCTGATTGAACGCATCGTCATAGCCGGTCGCCATGGACAGCCCATGTTCCGGCACCATCACGTCCCCCACCGCCAGCACCGACCCAACCCCATCGCAACGGATGTCGGTCAGCTCCGCCCACCCCTCCACCGCAGCAACAAAGGGCGTATCACCCGCATCATAATCGGGCGGCACCAGCGAGATAAACATCCGGTCAATGTCTCCCGCCCACACCGGATCGGCCGCCTCCGGCCATTGATAGCCGCCCACAAGATCGCCAAAATCCAGCACGATCTCCGCATCTTCCGGCGCACCTTGAGCATAGTTCCACAAGCGCACATACCAGGCGCGGGGAACGCCCGCCGCATCGCGCCCCTCGATCGTCAGGGTCGGCCCATGCGTTTCATCCAGCGGCCTGATCCCCCCGCTGCGCCAGCGGAACCGCAACACACAGCCACGAAAATCCCGCGCCGTCTCATAGGCCAGCAGTGGATGGCTCCATTTGTCCTCCGCCTCCCAGATCAGCCCCGCCAGATCGCCCGACCCATGAAAGACCGCATCCACGCGCAGGCCTTGTCCAGAGTCCGGGGCATCCGCCCCAATCGTTACCACGCAAGCCATCACCGGCCGGGGGAAATTCACGGTCCAGTGCGTCGCGGCAAACCGCTTCATCACCCCCGTTTCCTGCCCCCCACGCGCCT encodes:
- a CDS encoding peptidoglycan endopeptidase translates to MDKGVSIAAAARDLVGVRFRLQGRSAASGLDCVGLAALALGGAVVLPPHYGLRSGNVGLAERWLAAAGLRAVDLGAVGDLVLVRPGPLQLHLMVKVEGGHVHAHAGLRRVVEMPGASPWPVIGHWRMI
- a CDS encoding DUF2793 domain-containing protein → MTQDATPRWDLPLLHAGQAQKELFHNEALARIDMLLHGIVESADLAEPPVSLAIGNCWIVADGANGAWTGQDSAIACWTEGGWRFVMPRAGLAIGVADRGHAMIFDGADWIDGPMRADGMHVGGNRVVGERVAAIADPAGGSTIDEASRDAIAAILTAMRNHGLIDA
- a CDS encoding glutathione S-transferase family protein, which codes for MTANLTFYTNPMSRGQIARWMLEETGVPYKTVVLSYEGDMQDPDYLAINPMGKVPAIVHNGEVVTEAAAICAYLADAFPEFGLAPPTTSRAAYYRWLFFAAGPVEAAVTNRALGFEVSEDRSRMAGYGNFDRAIDTLEKAVSCNAWLCGDQFTAADVYVGSQVDWGLMFKSIPTRPVFEAYATRLRERPAYQRAKAIDTDLIAKMQAKTD
- a CDS encoding DUF2163 domain-containing protein — its product is MSGVASLAQPLSTLAFCWRLERRDGVTIGLTSHDHDLYIGGLRYRAAPGMTPSAIRTDIGLEADALEIEGALTADAITAADLAAGRWDGAALTLWLTQWEAPGELWLELSRGTIGGVERRGTAFAAELAGVASVLDAPVAPATSPDCRAWLGDRDCRVDMAGRRKIVAVASADGEYVVVGGGLVAGAYAFGTLRWMTGAATGLTQAVVDNDADGVWLSDMPVVAVPSGALALLTQGCDRRLATCAGRFANVANFRGEPWLPGNDLLTRYPGG
- the thpR gene encoding RNA 2',3'-cyclic phosphodiesterase, whose amino-acid sequence is MHRLFVAIRPPAAIISNILAIMSGIEGARWQNDAQLHITLRYIGEVDRHRAQDIAVALDHIAFAPFEIALSGVGNFQRKGRLDSLWTGITPVDHLEHLHRKIDRACIQCGLPPEGRAYLPHMTLARFGRIAGSADHFMAQHAGLISTPFMVRDFCLFESELGQGGSTYQLIERYRANEPGASL
- a CDS encoding phage distal tail protein, Rcc01695 family, which encodes MDYWLAEARGGQETGVMKRFAATHWTVNFPRPVMACVVTIGADAPDSGQGLRVDAVFHGSGDLAGLIWEAEDKWSHPLLAYETARDFRGCVLRFRWRSGGIRPLDETHGPTLTIEGRDAAGVPRAWYVRLWNYAQGAPEDAEIVLDFGDLVGGYQWPEAADPVWAGDIDRMFISLVPPDYDAGDTPFVAAVEGWAELTDIRCDGVGSVLAVGDVMVPEHGLSMATGYDDAFNQTPERIVAAIHALGYRGDINHYVGMSHYFRLERAGEEGLYVSLAVGVLNAPCAAWHRDLARRAKAMGFGVIWSLSYELLDAHCWGDWKQRAENGDPALTGWEPPSTLLSPAHEGAMAYLRAVAGAFVGLALDEGLAVKFQVGEPWWWVMPADGRICLYDEAARVALGGSPVSIADVRGALSGAQTALLDAAGVVLAASTAALCAHVKGVAPGAVTHLLAYLPTILDPLAPEAKRANMPVGWAAPAFDVLQLEDYDWVTQGRSNLTVRGIAEATARLGYRQEDQHYLAGFVLLPEQAAQWRDIAGAAKAAVARGTAATFIWALPQVARDGFTLFNMDGEDGVQAFDDMLFPLAIGREASLAPAFSTQIVESPSGHERRSSDWADARLSFDAGPGIRSEADIAALIAFFRARRGAARGFRFTDPYDDRSCAMGEMPGPLDQRLGIGDGVTSGFALHRHYGSGDQAQARRITRPVAGSVRVAVDGVEMVGGWSHAGLGVIAFDVAPAAGAVLTAGFRFDVPVRFAEDRLEINRTTFAAGEAPSVPLVEIRE
- a CDS encoding superoxide dismutase family protein; amino-acid sequence: MKIAPLLLSLPCALSLGACATAGAEGVGKAAPMARASLMAGDGAARGEASVTEGSDGLHVLVKATGLTPGIHAVHVHMTGTCTGPDFTSAGGHWNPTARKHGMNNPAGMHMGDMPNMTVGADGTGQMEYVVAGGLLTTGATPLLDADGAAIVVHAAPDDNVSDPAGNAGGRVACGVLSLS
- a CDS encoding phage tail protein; its protein translation is MATLLLTAVGTALGGPIGGAIGAMAGRAFDQAVLFRPKGRTGPRINDLQVQTSSYGSQIPRLFGTMRVAGTVIWATDLRETTSKSGGGKGRPSVTSYEYAASFAVALSARPIRAVKRIWAEGNLLRGSAGDFKTELGAFRVHLGGEDQPVDPLIASAQGIDHAPAHRGIAYVVFEDLALADYGNRIPSLTFEIEADEGAVKVVAIAAMLSDGAIEGEGLGVVGGYAASGGNVSEALVPLVEGFGLALDGTWLRAVGGEVEVVAATSLCSRVNGRARDPVTSRSGMAQDVPVQLSLRHYDAARDYQAGVQKVARPGPGRVEQGIDMPAMLAADEARELAAVRLRSAWAGRATMEVQCGWEALTIRPGSLVSVGGIGGHWRVEEREWEAMAVRLTLRRVPGGAVGLPEGASGGAIVREVDAPHGATTLMLVDLPPLEDVAATGPVVVAVASGGAGWRRAALFSRGANGVAEPLGRSALRATLGRLATPLAAGSATMIDRARTCEVALLADDMALGSSDESGLAQGRNLCLIGQELVQFEAAVQTGAGTWRLSGLRRGLRGSEWAMALGHGEDTPFLLVEQERLAAMPASAFAGTGGVLTVLAIGIGDAEPAEAMLTVRGEAMAPPAPVHGRVKSDGEGGLVMSWVRRSRIGWTWRDGVETPLGEEVERYGGAVMAGDTAIRTVETASPAWIYDAAMIAADVGFAPGEGRHLALWQIGALGAGRALRIALPV
- a CDS encoding OmpA family protein; amino-acid sequence: MRKLALAAALATSALATPALARDNSWYVGIDSGVTIVEDADLTFDSGTTSRTISADHHKGLDADAVIGYDFGGFRLEAEAGYKRAEVDLDASGFGGATSALSFMLNGLLDFGPDDGLQGFVGGGVGVSRGKLANDLVNDSDTGFAWQAIAGVRYPLTDHVDVSLKYRFFNQDDIKLVSAYGTALGGPAGSSVDTKIRSHSLLLGLAYNFGEPAAPPPPPPPPPPPPPPPPPPPPVAECSPGPYIVFFDFDKSDITPDAGTILDNAVSAYSNCGSAQVMLAGYADRSGSASYNVGLSQRRADAVKAYMASKGIPDGVMTTQAFGEANPRVETADGVRELQNRRVEITYGPGSGQ
- a CDS encoding Bax inhibitor-1/YccA family protein; its protein translation is MANWSDPRPGVAGFGGATAARDVAFDAGLRSYMLSVYNYMASGVLLTGLVAMFFASSGLAVQVLNTPLRWVIMLSPLAIVFAMSFGINRFSTAAVQGMFWAFTVLMGLSMSSIFLVFTGVSIAQTFIATAAAFVGLSLWGYTTKKDLSGMGTFLIMGVVGLLVAMLINMFLKSTAMQFAISAIGVLLFAGLTAYDTQKIKSMYAYVAGTDMMGKTVVMGALSLYLDFINMFTFLLNFMGNRD